In Candidatus Bipolaricaulota bacterium, the DNA window CCGGATTTGATCAGGCACTTCCCCTGCACGATGAATACCTCGTGCTCCCAGGGGTGGGTGTGGTACGGGGTCATCCCGCCTTTTCCCAAGGTGAACAAGCGCATCACGTAGTTGCGTGCCCCCTGGGCCGGGCCGATCAGCACCCGTTTTTTCACGTGAAATACGGTCTTCCCGTCGTGCAGGTCACGCGGGGGAACGTCCGCGCTCCTTCCGGTGATGATCATTCGCACCTCCTCTAAAGTTTCGCCACGATCAGCGGGACGAGCATCTCGTCGCGCGTCAGCCCGCCGTGCATCCCCTTCAACTTGATCGCGTCCTTGTACGGATGAAGGATCGCTGCCGGACCGGTGGAGACGACGATCAGGTCACCGATTCGGTCACGCACTGCCTCCCGCACCGGCCCGACCCCGAACAGACCGCTCGCCAATGCGGTATCGGAGTCGATCACCACAAGCCCGTCTTCGAGGTGCTCTTCAAACGCGGCCATAACCCGTTTGCGCGTTCCCTCGCGCAGGTAGAGGTAGGAGGCGCGCGGCTCCCCGAGCGGGGGGAGGAGGAGGGCGTGCTCAAGCTCAGGAATGGCGGTAAGATCGTGATAATCGGATTCCCGCATCGGGACAAACCCGTGATCGGCGCTGATGATAAGAAGCGTATTCTCGACTTGTCCGATGAGCTCGCGCTCGATCGCCGCATCGATCGCCCGCAGCTCGGCGGTGAACTCGTCGGTCCACGGACCGTAGGTGTGAGCGATCCCGTCCGGTGCTCCCCAGTACAGACTGAGAAACGTCTTCCCCTGTGTCCGCATCAGGATCCGACGCGCGCTTACGAGCATGTCGGACAGGGTCACCGTCCCGTGCACCTTCTCCTTCCCGTCGTAGATGATCGACGAAAGCCCGCTCCCGGATATGTGCTTCCCGATGAGGATGTGCGACTCGACCCCGGCCCGGCGCAGGCGGGAGTACAGGGTGGAAACCCCAAGAAACGTCTTGGGATCGATCCCTTCATCCAAAGCGGAGTCCCCCTTCCCGCTCCCGAGCACGGACATGCGGATCATGTTGGTGATCGTCGATGTCTCCCGCAGGTAGAGGCGGTATCCGACCATCCCGTGCTCCTGCGGGGTGAGACCGGTGCTGTAGGTAGTGAGGGCGCTCACCGTGGTCGGGGGGAAGACCGACGTGATCGGAAGCATCGCACCGGAATCGATCAGCCGGTGGAGGGCGAGCTCGGGATGGGCGGCGAGGATCCTTTCCAAGTGGTCGTACCCGACCCCGTCGAGAACAAGGAGAACGACCTTCTCGATCCCATCCGGGATGACGTGTTCCACCGCCGCGTGCAGCGCGGCAGCGCGGGGATCTGGTGCTCCGAATGCCGTGCTGATCAGGCCGGGGATGGCGGCGATCGAGTAGCCGTCGTAGTCCGGGAGGACAGCGTCAGCGGGGATATCGAAGAAAATCGGTTTCTTTTCTGTATTTTTCATACCCCTATTATAGCCTCCCAGGGAAAGACGGCTACTCCTGCGGGAGCGGAGCGTGGCGGGCAATGAACTCGGGGAGCTCGTACAGGCTTCGTATATCACCGTCCGCACCGGAGCGGTCGAGCAGGATCGGGACGAGCCCAGCCGCGCGGGCCGCGGTGACATCATCCGGTTGGTCGCCGACGTAGTACCCGCGGTCAGCCCCGAGCTCCTTCATCATTCGCTGGAGCTGGTGCGGGGCGGGCTTGACGAAGTCGAGTCCGTCCCAGTCGTGCCCTCTCCCGATCCACAGGCGGAACAGCCGGTCGAGGGAGAACTTGTCCACCACCAGATCGACAATCTCCTGCGGGGAGTTGCTCACGATCGCCAGCGGGTACTCCCGCGCCAGTTCCTCCAGTACTGCGACATCGGGGAACAGGGTCACCCGCCCCGACTCGATTGCAGCGAGCTTGCCGGCGAGGTAGTTGCGTTCACGCTGCGCCCACAGGGTCTTGACGTCCGGGATCCCGAACTCGGCACAGAACTCTTCCCCCTCACGGCGCAGGTTCGAGATGTAGAGGCGCTTGGCGTTCTCCTCGGTCTCCGGAATTCCGAAGTCACGCAGTGTCCGCATGAACGCCTCGACAATCCACCCTCCTGGGGAGAAATCGTCCGAGTCGAGGAGGACCCCGTCCATGTCGAATCCGATCACCGTCTTGTTCACTCCGATACCGTCCTTTCCAGTTTGAGGCCGTGGGAGACGAGCCGGGCGATGAACTCCTGGTGCGGAACGCATTCCTCCTGTGGGAGGACACCGCGGGCGGTGATCTCCCCTGCTCCGAGCATGTACGCGATCTCGGCGATTGGGAACCCGGTGGTCCGCATCATCGCCGAAAGACCGGTTCGCGGGTCGTACAGGTCGACCATCTCGTACCCCACGGCGCGCTCCCCCCGGCGGGCGGTCACCCGCAGTAGCACCACGTCCGGTTCGTCGAACGAGAGCTTTTCCTGAAAGAGGCGGACCGCAAGGGCCCGCGGGACGACCTCCACTCCGTCGATCTCGCGGGGTTCACGATCGAAGAACCCAAGGTCGGCGATCGCCTTCACCTTCGCCAGGTGACCGGGATAGCGGATCGTCTTGTAGTCAAGATCCTTGACTCGGCCGCGCATCGTCAGCGGAAGGGTGGAGCTTCCTCCGGCGGTATGGAACGCCTCCAGGCGTTCATACGGCGGAGGGAACGATATCTCTTCCAGCCCGGTGAGGGAAGGGACGGTGGCAGGCTCACCATTGTGGAGGATCGTCGCTTCTTCCATGTACTCGTTTATCAGGCCGTAGGGAGAGAAGACGATCTGGTAGTCGAGCGGGGGACGTGGGTGCTGTGGGAGCCCGCCGACGCGGATTCGTACGCTGTCCGCCATTCCACCTAGCGCCTCGACCGCGGCGGCGGCAAGGACGTTCACCAGCCCGGGTGCAAGCCCGCAGTCAGGGATCAGCGTCACCCCTGCTTGCTTCGCCTGGTCGTCGAGTCCGAATTCCTCGGCCACGATCTTTGGGTTTCCCCCGAGGTCGCAAAAATTGACCCGCGCCTCGACCGCCGCCTGCGCAAGGGTAAAGTTGAAGAAGTACGGGACCGCGCTCACCGCGACGGCACAGCCATTCATTGCCTCGCGAGCAGCGCGGGGGGCACTCACGTCGAGCCGCATCGCAGTAGCACGGCGGTCGGCAAGCCACTCAACGAGCGCCTCAGCACGCTTCCTCTCCCGATCGGCGATGATTAGCGCAGTTACCTCCTCGTGCTGGAGAAGATCGTAGGCGATAGCTCTGCCCATCCTCCCCGCTCCGAGCAGCAAAATTCGCATATTCCACTCTCCATCGATTGATATTCCGGATTCTACCATCCTCCCCGCTCCGATCAAGAAGCGCGCTTTCGGGGCAATCGAGGCCAACCGGCGGAGACATCCGCGGCGAGACGGCGGGAAAGCGCAAGCTGGTGCAGCCTCCTGTAGACTGACCTGCTAGCGCTGGAACATCAGGGCGGCCTTGGAGTTATGGGAGGAGGTGAACACGACCGCCGCGGTCCGGGTACCGGTGGAGACGGTGGCGTACAGGTCGTAGATCTTTATCTCCTCCCGCGCCAACGCCTCCGCCACCTTCGCCAGGAAGCCGACCCGCTCGGGGAGCTCGAGGACTACTACCTCCCGCTCGTCCACGAAGAAGCCGGCCCGGCGGAGCGCGTCGCGGGCGTAGGTCTGGGCATTCGTGATCAACCGCAGGGTTGCCTCCTCCCCCGCAACGCGCAGGTTGACGGCGAGGATGTTCACTCCCATGTCATAGAACAGGCGCGATACCTCCCCGATCAACTCGACCCGGTTCTCCGTATGGATTACAAGCTCCCGCTCCAGCCGTGCGTTCGTCATCTTCCACCCCTAGCGGTTGCGAACACATCAAACTATACTGCACGAACCTCAACCACCACGGTTATTTGGGAAGGAGGAAATGGACATCCGCTACTTTCTCGCAATGACCTCGTCCGCCGGGAGCGTGTTGAGGACATCTTTTGCCTCCGCCCAGCCGCGGCGGGCGGTGATCACCCCGAAGCGGAGGAAGTCAAAGTGGGACGGATCGTGGGCATCGGTGTCGATCGCAATGCGGGCTCCGAATTCGAGCGCCCGGCGGACGAGGGTTCCATTGAGGTCGAGGCGGATCGGATTGGCGTTTATCTCGAGAGCGGTTCCGGCCTGGGCGGCATGGCGGAAGACCTCATCCCAATCGGCATCGTACGCCGGGTGCTCTCCGATCTTGCGGCCGGTGGGATGAGCGAGGATGGAGACGTGCTCGTTCTCCACCGCGCGGATCAACCGGGCGGTCATCGCGTCTCGATCAAGGTGAAAGTGGGAGTGGACGGCAGCGATCACGATGTCGAGCTCGCGCAGGACCTCGTTCGGAAGGTCGAGTGAGCCATCGGGAAGGATGTTCGCCTCGATCCCGGTGAGGATCCGAAACCCGTCGAGCTCTCCGTTCAGCCGAGCGATCTCCTCGATCTGCCGGCGGATCTCGTCCGGAGTGAGTCCGGGGATCATCTGGGAGAACTTGGCGTGGTCGGTGACCGCGATGTAGGAAAGTCCGCGCTTTCTCGCCTCCGCGACCATCACTGCGAGCGGAGCCCTGCCGTCGGACCAGTCGGTGTGGACATGCAGATCACCGCGGATATCGGATTGTTCCACGAGCTTGGGTAGGTTGCCCGCTTCCGCGGCAGCGATCTCGCCCTGATCCTCGCGCAGCTCCGGGGGAATGAACGAAAGGCCGAGCCGCGCGTAGATCTCGGCCTCGGTCTTCCTGGCCAGGACCTTTCCCCCTTCGTCGAACAGTCCGTATTCATTCAGCTTCCACCCGCGGGCAACGGCTCGAGCGCGCAACGCGATATCATGCGCCTTGGATCCGGTGAAGTACTGGAGCGCCGCTCCGAACGATTCCTCCGGGACGATCCGCAGGTCGACCTGCAGCCCGCTCGACAATCGCACCGACGACTTCTTCGGCCCGTGGGCGATGACTTCCTCGACGTCGGGAAGCCCGACGAACGCCGCCGCAGCCGCATTTGGATCGGACGCGGTCCCGAGGATGTCAAGATCGCCGATCGTCTCCATCCCCCGCCGCAGCGATCCAGCGACCTCCAGCCGCGTGAACAGGCCGGTCTTCCGCAGACGCCGCCGCAGCTCGTCCGCAATCGGGTAGGCGTGCCCAAGGGGCATCCGCGCCTCGGTGCGCCGTGCCTCAGCCAGACCGCGCAGGATTTTTTCCTCGGTCTTTTTCCCCAGTCCCTTGATCTCCCGGATCTTCCCGGCGCGTGCCGCTCGCTCGAGGTCATCCAAGTTGCGCACTCCTAACGCCTCGTACAGGAGCTTCGCCGTCTTCGGGCCGACCCCGTCTACCCGGGTGAGGGAGTACAGATCGATCGGAAGCTTCTTCTTCAGCTCCTCGTGATATGCCAGCTTGCCTGTCTTCACGATCTCCTCGATCTTGTCCGCGATCGCCTTTCCCACTCCGGGTAGCTCACTCAGCTTCCCTGCGGCGACGAGATCCTCGATCGGGGTGGAGCAGGACTCCACCGCCTGCGCCGCCCTGCGGTAGGCGCGCGGCTTGAAGGGAACTCCTTCCAGCTCGAGGAGATCCGCGATCTCGTAGAGGATGCGTGCGACGAGCTTGTTTTTCATCCTGGGACAATCATCCTCAGTTCATCATGTCAGTGCAAGCCCATATAATCGCCACCCATCGGGGAAGTCATCATCGCCAGAGACAAGCTCCGCCGCGACAGCAGAATCAGAGACCGAACAAGCGATAGGCGTTCGCAGTAGTCGCCGCCGCGACTTGCTCGCGCGGGATCCCCTTGATCCGCGCGAGTGCTTCGACCACGTACTCCACGTACACGGGCTCGTTTCGCTTGCCGCGATGGGGAACCGGGGTGAGGTAGGGACAGTCCGTCTCCACGAGGATCCGGTCGAGCGGGATACCCTTGACCGCTTCCCGCAGCACTTCGTTCTTGGGGAAGGTGAGCGGTCCGCCGATCCCGAGGTAGAGGCCGAGTTCCATGAACTTCTGCGCCAGTGCAAGATCACCGAGGAAGGAGTGGATCACGCCGCGCCGCGGCCGATGCTTGCGCAGGATC includes these proteins:
- a CDS encoding saccharopine dehydrogenase NADP-binding domain-containing protein, with amino-acid sequence MGRAIAYDLLQHEEVTALIIADRERKRAEALVEWLADRRATAMRLDVSAPRAAREAMNGCAVAVSAVPYFFNFTLAQAAVEARVNFCDLGGNPKIVAEEFGLDDQAKQAGVTLIPDCGLAPGLVNVLAAAAVEALGGMADSVRIRVGGLPQHPRPPLDYQIVFSPYGLINEYMEEATILHNGEPATVPSLTGLEEISFPPPYERLEAFHTAGGSSTLPLTMRGRVKDLDYKTIRYPGHLAKVKAIADLGFFDREPREIDGVEVVPRALAVRLFQEKLSFDEPDVVLLRVTARRGERAVGYEMVDLYDPRTGLSAMMRTTGFPIAEIAYMLGAGEITARGVLPQEECVPHQEFIARLVSHGLKLERTVSE
- the polX gene encoding DNA polymerase/3'-5' exonuclease PolX; its protein translation is MKNKLVARILYEIADLLELEGVPFKPRAYRRAAQAVESCSTPIEDLVAAGKLSELPGVGKAIADKIEEIVKTGKLAYHEELKKKLPIDLYSLTRVDGVGPKTAKLLYEALGVRNLDDLERAARAGKIREIKGLGKKTEEKILRGLAEARRTEARMPLGHAYPIADELRRRLRKTGLFTRLEVAGSLRRGMETIGDLDILGTASDPNAAAAAFVGLPDVEEVIAHGPKKSSVRLSSGLQVDLRIVPEESFGAALQYFTGSKAHDIALRARAVARGWKLNEYGLFDEGGKVLARKTEAEIYARLGLSFIPPELREDQGEIAAAEAGNLPKLVEQSDIRGDLHVHTDWSDGRAPLAVMVAEARKRGLSYIAVTDHAKFSQMIPGLTPDEIRRQIEEIARLNGELDGFRILTGIEANILPDGSLDLPNEVLRELDIVIAAVHSHFHLDRDAMTARLIRAVENEHVSILAHPTGRKIGEHPAYDADWDEVFRHAAQAGTALEINANPIRLDLNGTLVRRALEFGARIAIDTDAHDPSHFDFLRFGVITARRGWAEAKDVLNTLPADEVIARK
- a CDS encoding cupin domain-containing protein, giving the protein MIITGRSADVPPRDLHDGKTVFHVKKRVLIGPAQGARNYVMRLFTLGKGGMTPYHTHPWEHEVFIVQGKCLIKSGMEEIPVAAGDFAFVPPNEAHQFVNAGDEPLEFICVVPKEGEPTG
- a CDS encoding alkaline phosphatase family protein, producing MKNTEKKPIFFDIPADAVLPDYDGYSIAAIPGLISTAFGAPDPRAAALHAAVEHVIPDGIEKVVLLVLDGVGYDHLERILAAHPELALHRLIDSGAMLPITSVFPPTTVSALTTYSTGLTPQEHGMVGYRLYLRETSTITNMIRMSVLGSGKGDSALDEGIDPKTFLGVSTLYSRLRRAGVESHILIGKHISGSGLSSIIYDGKEKVHGTVTLSDMLVSARRILMRTQGKTFLSLYWGAPDGIAHTYGPWTDEFTAELRAIDAAIERELIGQVENTLLIISADHGFVPMRESDYHDLTAIPELEHALLLPPLGEPRASYLYLREGTRKRVMAAFEEHLEDGLVVIDSDTALASGLFGVGPVREAVRDRIGDLIVVSTGPAAILHPYKDAIKLKGMHGGLTRDEMLVPLIVAKL
- a CDS encoding HAD family hydrolase, coding for MNKTVIGFDMDGVLLDSDDFSPGGWIVEAFMRTLRDFGIPETEENAKRLYISNLRREGEEFCAEFGIPDVKTLWAQRERNYLAGKLAAIESGRVTLFPDVAVLEELAREYPLAIVSNSPQEIVDLVVDKFSLDRLFRLWIGRGHDWDGLDFVKPAPHQLQRMMKELGADRGYYVGDQPDDVTAARAAGLVPILLDRSGADGDIRSLYELPEFIARHAPLPQE